In Chryseobacterium lactis, a single genomic region encodes these proteins:
- the mltG gene encoding endolytic transglycosylase MltG, protein MKKGILIVILLVFVVAGFFGLRFYNKYYGNNVEKDGYILISHKAGFNQILDSIAPYIKDKESFEAVAKDKGLNAHFKAGRYHIQSGKGNTDLVNMIKAGNQTPNSFRIGDFGDMYQMIGKVTKKTELDSLHFVSDLHGIAQEKGYKNVEDLKKYFFIDTYNFFWTVSPREFFAKFEDQYNDFWTSERKNKEQQSGLTRDQIYALASIVYKESGGKKDEMKTIAGLYLNRYRKGMKLQSDPTVIYAINKQTNFKESIKRVLYKHLSTPSPYNTYANAGIPPGPICVVDKNSVDAVLNAENNNYIFMCADPARFGYHKFTASAEEHAVNAKAYQDWLNSKNIK, encoded by the coding sequence ATGAAAAAAGGTATTCTCATTGTTATTCTGCTTGTATTTGTAGTGGCAGGATTTTTTGGTTTGAGATTTTATAATAAATATTACGGGAACAATGTAGAAAAAGACGGCTACATTTTGATTTCTCATAAAGCGGGATTCAATCAGATTCTGGATTCTATTGCTCCTTATATTAAAGATAAGGAATCTTTTGAAGCAGTAGCTAAAGATAAAGGTCTTAATGCTCATTTCAAAGCGGGTCGTTATCATATCCAAAGTGGTAAAGGAAACACGGATCTTGTCAATATGATCAAGGCCGGAAACCAGACTCCAAATTCTTTCAGAATCGGAGATTTTGGAGATATGTACCAGATGATTGGCAAGGTGACAAAAAAAACAGAGCTGGACTCTTTGCATTTTGTAAGTGATCTTCATGGTATTGCTCAGGAGAAAGGTTATAAAAATGTTGAAGATTTAAAAAAATATTTTTTCATCGATACTTACAACTTCTTCTGGACAGTAAGCCCAAGAGAATTTTTCGCCAAGTTTGAAGATCAGTATAATGACTTCTGGACGAGTGAAAGGAAAAACAAAGAACAGCAATCGGGTCTGACAAGAGATCAGATATATGCCCTTGCTTCTATTGTATATAAAGAATCCGGAGGAAAAAAAGATGAAATGAAAACGATTGCAGGATTATATTTAAACCGATACAGAAAAGGCATGAAACTTCAGTCTGATCCTACGGTGATCTATGCCATCAATAAGCAGACTAATTTTAAGGAATCCATCAAAAGGGTTTTATATAAGCATCTGTCTACTCCATCTCCTTACAATACCTATGCAAATGCTGGGATTCCTCCGGGACCGATTTGTGTGGTAGATAAGAATTCAGTAGATGCTGTTTTAAATGCAGAAAACAATAATTATATATTTATGTGTGCCGATCCTGCAAGATTTGGATATCACAAATTTACAGCAAGTGCAGAAGAACACGCTGTGAATGCAAAAGCCTATCAGGACTGGCTTAATTCAAAAAATATAAAATAG
- the dapF gene encoding diaminopimelate epimerase has translation MEFYKYQGTGNDFVMVDNRDLQFPKDQKIIEKLCDRRFGIGADGLILLENDPDYDFKMVYYNSDGGESTMCGNGGRCLVAFAFFLDIFEDKCKFIATDGEHEAEIHNGIIKLKMINVDTVSHDGNDSVLNTGSPHYVKYVENLNDLDVYQQGYGIRNSENYKEKGINVNFVEKISENEIFVRTYERGVEDETYSCGTGVTASALTFLQKDHLTSVKVKTLGGNLKVYAEKNGESFQNIWLEGPAKQVFRGKVDIL, from the coding sequence ATGGAATTTTATAAATATCAGGGAACGGGAAATGATTTTGTAATGGTAGATAACCGTGACCTCCAATTTCCTAAAGATCAAAAAATCATCGAGAAATTATGTGACAGACGTTTTGGAATAGGAGCCGACGGCCTTATTCTATTGGAGAACGATCCTGACTATGATTTTAAGATGGTTTATTATAATTCTGATGGTGGCGAAAGTACCATGTGTGGAAACGGCGGAAGATGCCTCGTTGCCTTTGCTTTCTTCCTTGATATTTTCGAAGATAAATGTAAGTTCATTGCAACAGATGGTGAGCATGAGGCAGAGATTCATAATGGAATTATCAAATTAAAGATGATCAATGTAGATACTGTTTCTCATGACGGAAATGATTCTGTTCTTAATACCGGCTCTCCTCACTATGTAAAATATGTAGAAAACCTGAATGACCTCGATGTTTATCAGCAAGGATACGGCATAAGAAATTCAGAAAATTATAAAGAAAAAGGAATCAATGTAAACTTTGTAGAAAAAATTTCTGAAAATGAAATTTTCGTAAGAACCTATGAACGAGGCGTTGAGGATGAAACTTACAGCTGTGGAACCGGAGTTACGGCTTCTGCTTTAACCTTTCTACAAAAAGATCATCTAACTTCTGTAAAAGTTAAAACTTTAGGTGGAAACCTTAAAGTATATGCTGAAAAAAACGGAGAATCTTTCCAAAACATTTGGCTGGAAGGTCCCGCAAAGCAGGTTTTTAGAGGCAAGGTAGATATTCTTTAA